The Pseudomonas fluorescens genome includes a window with the following:
- a CDS encoding lysophospholipid acyltransferase: MDKLKGALLVGALRLFALLPWRAVQAVGSAIGWLMWKFPNRSRDVVRINLAKCFPEMDLAERERLVGQSLKDIGKSLTESACAWIWPAQRSIELVREVEGLDVLKEALASGKGVVGITSHLGNWEVLNHFYCSQCKPIIFYRPPKLKAVDELLQKQRVQLGNKVAASTKEGILSVIKEVRKGGQVGIPADPEPAESAGIFVPFFATQALTSKFVPNMLAGGKAVGVFLHALRLPDGSGYKVILEAAPEAMYSTDTETACAAMSQVVERYVRAYPSQYMWSMKRFKKRPPGEARWY, from the coding sequence GTGGATAAGTTGAAAGGCGCCTTGCTGGTCGGCGCTCTGCGGTTGTTTGCGCTGCTGCCCTGGCGAGCGGTGCAGGCAGTGGGCTCTGCGATTGGCTGGCTCATGTGGAAATTTCCCAACCGTTCCCGCGATGTGGTGCGGATCAACCTCGCCAAATGTTTTCCCGAGATGGACCTGGCCGAGCGCGAACGCCTGGTGGGCCAGAGCCTCAAGGACATCGGCAAATCCCTGACCGAAAGCGCCTGCGCCTGGATCTGGCCGGCCCAGCGTTCCATCGAACTGGTGCGCGAAGTCGAAGGCCTGGACGTGCTGAAAGAAGCCCTGGCCTCCGGCAAAGGTGTGGTGGGCATCACCAGCCACCTGGGCAATTGGGAAGTGCTCAACCACTTTTATTGCAGCCAGTGCAAACCGATCATTTTCTACCGCCCGCCCAAGCTCAAGGCGGTGGATGAATTGCTGCAAAAGCAACGTGTTCAGTTGGGCAACAAGGTCGCGGCGTCGACCAAGGAAGGCATCCTCAGCGTCATCAAGGAAGTGCGCAAGGGCGGCCAGGTGGGCATCCCCGCCGACCCGGAACCGGCCGAATCCGCCGGTATCTTCGTGCCTTTCTTCGCCACCCAGGCCCTGACCAGCAAGTTCGTGCCGAACATGCTCGCTGGCGGCAAAGCGGTCGGCGTCTTCCTCCACGCCCTGCGCCTGCCCGACGGCTCGGGCTACAAAGTCATCCTCGAAGCCGCGCCCGAGGCCATGTACAGCACCGACACCGAAACCGCCTGCGCGGCCATGAGCCAAGTGGTGGAGCGCTACGTGCGGGCTTACCCGAGCCAGTACATGTGGAGCATGAAACGCTTCAAGAAACGCCCGCCGGGCGAGGCGCGGTGGTACTGA
- a CDS encoding DNA-3-methyladenine glycosylase I, with amino-acid sequence MPRCFWCSDDPLYMAYHDQEWGTPLRDAQGLFELLLLEGFQAGLSWITVLRKRERYREVLYGFDVQRVAQMSDAEIDELMLDPGIIRNRLKLKAARRNAQAWLALEDPVAFLWSFVGDKPIINHFKDRSEVPAITPEALAMSKGLKKAGFTFVGPTICYALMQASGMVMDHTQDCDRYAELANGG; translated from the coding sequence ATGCCACGCTGCTTTTGGTGTTCTGACGATCCTTTGTACATGGCTTATCACGATCAGGAGTGGGGCACGCCGCTGCGCGATGCGCAGGGTTTGTTCGAGTTGCTTTTGCTCGAAGGGTTCCAGGCCGGGTTGTCCTGGATCACCGTTTTGCGCAAACGCGAGCGCTACCGGGAGGTGCTGTACGGCTTCGATGTGCAGCGCGTGGCGCAGATGAGCGACGCTGAAATCGATGAGCTGATGCTCGACCCCGGCATCATCCGCAACCGCCTCAAACTCAAGGCCGCCCGCCGCAACGCCCAGGCCTGGCTGGCCCTGGAGGATCCGGTGGCGTTCCTCTGGTCGTTCGTCGGCGATAAACCCATCATCAACCATTTCAAGGACCGCAGCGAAGTGCCGGCCATCACGCCCGAGGCTCTGGCAATGAGCAAAGGTCTGAAAAAGGCCGGGTTCACCTTCGTCGGGCCGACCATTTGCTACGCCTTGATGCAGGCCTCGGGCATGGTCATGGACCACACCCAGGACTGCGACCGCTACGCCGAGCTGGCAAACGGCGGTTAG
- a CDS encoding response regulator transcription factor, with the protein MRVAILDDEPAELRRVEQTLQQIPSRGEQAWTLHSFERGEDLLRQLRRETFDLLILDWQLPDISGFSLLRWTREHMDSPPAAIMLTSRDGEHDIVQALNAGADDYVSKPFRPNELKARVTAVLRRHNLQRAPANDVLVFNDLAFDDAELTITRAGIPISLTEREYRLARCLFANLGRPLSREYFYERFWTHEEMTSSRPLDTHIYRLRNKLGLTADRGWQLLTIYGYGYRLESVAAGSEASVAS; encoded by the coding sequence ATGCGTGTCGCCATACTGGACGATGAACCGGCCGAGCTGCGCCGGGTAGAACAGACCCTGCAACAAATCCCCAGCAGGGGCGAGCAAGCCTGGACCCTGCACAGCTTTGAACGAGGCGAGGACTTGTTGCGGCAACTGCGCCGGGAAACCTTCGACCTGTTGATCCTCGACTGGCAACTGCCGGACATCAGCGGGTTTTCATTGCTGCGCTGGACTCGCGAGCACATGGATTCACCACCGGCCGCCATCATGCTGACCAGTCGCGACGGCGAGCACGACATCGTCCAGGCCCTCAACGCCGGTGCTGACGACTATGTGAGCAAACCCTTCCGGCCCAACGAGCTCAAGGCCCGGGTCACCGCTGTGCTGCGCCGCCACAACCTGCAACGCGCGCCCGCCAACGACGTGCTGGTGTTCAATGACCTGGCGTTCGACGACGCCGAGCTGACCATCACCCGCGCCGGCATTCCCATCAGCCTGACCGAGCGGGAATACCGCCTGGCCCGATGCCTGTTCGCCAACCTGGGCCGACCGCTGTCTCGGGAGTATTTCTACGAACGCTTCTGGACCCACGAGGAAATGACCTCGTCCCGCCCGCTCGACACCCATATCTATCGCCTGCGCAACAAGCTCGGCCTGACGGCAGACCGGGGTTGGCAATTGCTGACGATTTATGGGTACGGGTATCGATTGGAGAGTGTGGCGGCGGGGAGCGAAGCGTCTGTCGCGAGTTAG
- a CDS encoding lysophospholipid acyltransferase family protein produces the protein MSILQAIRAFLFYLLLGTSSLLWCSLSFFIAPFLPFKARYRFINVYWCRCALWLSKVFLGIRYEVKGAENVPDRPCVIQSNHQSTWETFFLSAYFEPLSQVLKRELLFVPFFGWAMAMLRPIAIDRDNPKAALKQVAKKGDELLKDNVWVLIFPEGTRVPYGTVGKFSRSGSALAVNADLPVLPIAHNAGKFWPKAGWIRTPGVITVVIGAPMYAEGTGPRAIADLNDRVQAWNEQTQREMGSLPPTPTTPATTDQLAV, from the coding sequence ATGTCTATATTGCAGGCCATCAGAGCCTTTCTCTTTTACCTGCTGTTGGGCACCAGTTCCTTGCTGTGGTGCTCCTTGAGTTTTTTTATCGCGCCTTTCTTGCCGTTCAAGGCGCGCTACCGTTTCATCAATGTGTACTGGTGCCGCTGCGCACTGTGGCTGAGCAAAGTGTTCCTGGGCATCCGCTATGAGGTCAAAGGTGCCGAGAACGTGCCTGACCGCCCCTGCGTGATCCAGTCCAACCACCAGAGCACCTGGGAAACGTTCTTTCTCTCGGCCTATTTCGAACCGTTGAGCCAAGTACTCAAGCGTGAACTGTTGTTCGTGCCGTTCTTCGGTTGGGCCATGGCGATGCTGCGCCCGATCGCTATCGATCGCGACAACCCCAAGGCAGCCCTCAAGCAGGTCGCGAAGAAGGGCGACGAACTGCTCAAGGATAACGTTTGGGTGCTGATCTTCCCCGAGGGCACCCGTGTTCCTTATGGAACCGTCGGCAAATTCTCCCGTAGCGGTTCGGCATTGGCCGTGAACGCCGATCTACCCGTGCTGCCGATTGCACACAATGCCGGCAAATTCTGGCCCAAGGCTGGCTGGATCAGAACACCAGGCGTCATCACTGTGGTGATCGGCGCGCCGATGTATGCCGAAGGCACTGGGCCCCGCGCCATCGCCGACCTCAATGACCGTGTCCAAGCCTGGAATGAACAGACACAACGGGAAATGGGCTCGCTGCCCCCGACCCCGACAACACCGGCCACCACCGACCAGCTCGCTGTTTGA
- the glyQ gene encoding glycine--tRNA ligase subunit alpha yields MSQPTPAVRTFQDLILALQQYWAEQGCVVLQPYDMEVGAGTFHTATFLRAIGPETWNAAYVQPSRRPTDGRYGENPNRLQHYYQFQVVLKPNPENFQELYLGSLKHVGLDPLVHDIRFVEDNWESPTLGAWGLGWEVWLNGMEVTQFTYFQQAGGIECYPVTGEITYGLERLAMYLQGVDSVYDLVWADGPFGKVTYGDVFHQNEVEQSTYNFEHANVDKLFELFDFYESEAKRLIELDQPLPLPSYEMVLKASHTFNLLDARRAISVTARQQYILRVRTLARSVAQAYLLARAKLGFPMATPDLRDEVLAKLEAAQ; encoded by the coding sequence GTGAGCCAGCCTACGCCAGCCGTGCGTACCTTCCAAGACTTGATCCTCGCCCTCCAGCAATACTGGGCCGAGCAAGGTTGCGTGGTACTTCAGCCCTACGATATGGAAGTAGGCGCCGGCACTTTCCACACTGCCACGTTTCTGCGTGCCATCGGCCCGGAAACCTGGAACGCCGCTTATGTGCAGCCCAGCCGCCGCCCGACTGACGGCCGCTACGGCGAAAACCCGAACCGCCTGCAGCACTACTACCAGTTCCAGGTCGTGCTGAAGCCGAACCCGGAAAACTTCCAGGAGCTGTACCTGGGCTCCCTCAAGCACGTGGGCCTCGACCCGCTGGTGCACGACATCCGTTTCGTCGAAGACAACTGGGAGTCGCCAACCCTGGGCGCCTGGGGCCTGGGCTGGGAAGTCTGGCTCAACGGCATGGAAGTGACCCAGTTCACCTACTTCCAGCAGGCGGGCGGCATCGAGTGCTACCCGGTCACCGGCGAAATCACCTACGGCCTCGAACGCCTGGCCATGTACCTGCAGGGTGTGGATTCGGTCTACGACCTAGTGTGGGCCGACGGTCCGTTTGGCAAAGTGACCTACGGCGACGTGTTCCATCAGAACGAAGTGGAACAGTCGACCTACAACTTCGAACACGCCAACGTCGATAAGCTGTTCGAGCTGTTCGATTTCTATGAAAGCGAAGCCAAGCGCCTGATCGAGCTGGACCAGCCGCTGCCGTTGCCGAGTTATGAAATGGTGTTGAAGGCGTCCCATACCTTCAACCTGCTGGATGCGCGCCGGGCGATTTCCGTGACCGCGCGCCAGCAATACATCCTGCGTGTGCGCACCCTGGCGCGTTCCGTTGCGCAAGCCTACCTGCTGGCCCGTGCCAAGCTGGGCTTCCCGATGGCGACCCCGGACCTGCGTGATGAAGTGTTGGCTAAGCTGGAGGCTGCACAATGA
- the glyS gene encoding glycine--tRNA ligase subunit beta has translation MSAQDFLVELGTEELPPKALNTLADAFLAGIDKGLQAAGLSYEAKQVYAAPRRLAVLITALATQQPDRSINLDGPPRQAAFDADGNPTQAALGFAKKCGVDLSEIDQSGPKLRYSQSIKGKPTASLLPTIVEDSLNDLPIPKRMRWAARKEEFVRPTQWLVMLLGDQVIDCTILAQKAGRDSRGHRFHHPQSVRITSPANYLADLRAAYVLADANERRALISKRTEELATLQEGTAIVPANLLDEVTALVEWPVPLVCSFEERFLEVPQEALITTMQDNQKYFCLLDAEGKLLPRFITVANIESKDPQQIIAGNEKVVRPRLTDAEFFFKQDKKQPLESFNERLRNVVFQEKLGSVYDKAERVSKLAAFIAPRIGGDAQRAARAGILSKCDLSTEMVGEFPEMQGVAGYYYALNDGEPQDVALALNEQYMPRGAGAELPTTLTGAAVAIADKLDTLVGIFGIGMLPTGSKDPYALRRAALGVLRILIDKQLDLDLNDAVAFAVNAFGSKVKSAGLADAVLEFIFDRLRARYEDEGVDVATYLSVRALKPGSALDFDQRVQAVQAFRKLPEAAALASVNKRVSNLLSKAEPSVKAVEARYFDNAAEFSLNSAIQQAYASVQPLMEKRDYAEALARLAALREPVDAFFEAVMVNADNEDVRKNRYALLARLRSLFLNIADISVLG, from the coding sequence ATGAGTGCTCAAGATTTTCTGGTTGAACTGGGCACCGAAGAACTGCCACCCAAAGCCCTGAACACCCTGGCCGATGCGTTCCTGGCCGGTATCGACAAAGGCCTGCAAGCTGCCGGCCTGAGCTACGAAGCCAAACAGGTGTACGCCGCGCCGCGCCGCCTGGCCGTGCTGATCACCGCCCTGGCGACCCAGCAGCCAGACCGCAGCATCAACCTCGACGGCCCGCCACGCCAGGCCGCGTTCGATGCCGACGGCAACCCGACCCAAGCCGCCCTGGGCTTCGCCAAGAAATGCGGCGTGGACCTGAGCGAAATCGACCAGAGCGGCCCGAAGCTGCGCTATAGCCAGAGCATCAAGGGCAAGCCGACCGCCAGCCTGTTGCCGACCATCGTCGAAGACTCCCTCAATGACTTGCCGATCCCCAAGCGCATGCGCTGGGCCGCGCGCAAGGAAGAATTCGTACGTCCAACCCAGTGGCTGGTGATGTTGCTCGGTGACCAGGTCATCGATTGCACGATCCTGGCCCAGAAGGCCGGTCGCGATTCCCGCGGTCACCGCTTCCATCATCCACAGAGCGTGCGCATCACCTCGCCGGCCAACTACCTGGCCGACCTGCGTGCCGCCTACGTACTGGCCGACGCGAACGAGCGCCGCGCACTGATCAGCAAGCGCACCGAAGAGCTGGCCACCCTGCAGGAAGGCACCGCCATCGTGCCGGCCAACCTGCTGGACGAAGTGACCGCGTTGGTGGAATGGCCGGTGCCGCTGGTGTGCTCGTTCGAGGAACGTTTCCTTGAAGTGCCGCAGGAAGCGCTGATCACCACCATGCAGGACAACCAGAAGTACTTCTGCCTGCTGGACGCCGAAGGCAAGTTGCTGCCGCGCTTCATCACGGTCGCCAACATCGAAAGCAAGGACCCGCAGCAGATCATCGCCGGTAACGAAAAAGTCGTCCGCCCGCGCCTGACCGATGCCGAGTTCTTCTTCAAGCAGGACAAGAAGCAACCGCTGGAAAGCTTCAACGAGCGCCTGCGCAACGTGGTGTTCCAGGAAAAACTCGGCAGCGTCTATGACAAGGCCGAGCGCGTATCGAAACTGGCCGCGTTCATCGCCCCACGCATTGGCGGCGACGCCCAGCGCGCGGCCCGTGCCGGCATCCTGTCCAAGTGCGACCTGTCCACCGAGATGGTCGGTGAGTTCCCGGAGATGCAAGGCGTCGCCGGTTACTACTACGCCCTCAACGATGGCGAGCCGCAGGACGTGGCCTTGGCACTGAACGAGCAGTACATGCCCCGCGGTGCCGGCGCCGAGCTGCCGACCACCCTGACCGGTGCGGCCGTGGCGATCGCTGACAAGCTCGACACCCTGGTCGGCATCTTCGGTATCGGCATGCTGCCCACCGGCAGCAAAGACCCTTATGCCTTGCGTCGTGCGGCGCTGGGTGTGTTGCGGATCCTGATCGACAAGCAGCTGGACCTGGACCTGAACGACGCCGTGGCATTCGCCGTCAATGCGTTCGGTAGCAAGGTCAAGTCTGCCGGCCTGGCCGATGCGGTGCTGGAGTTCATCTTCGACCGCCTGCGTGCGCGTTATGAAGACGAAGGCGTCGATGTTGCTACCTATCTGTCGGTGCGTGCCCTGAAACCAGGTTCGGCCCTGGACTTCGACCAGCGTGTACAAGCGGTGCAGGCGTTCCGCAAATTGCCGGAAGCGGCAGCGCTGGCGTCGGTGAACAAGCGTGTGTCGAACCTGCTGAGCAAGGCCGAGCCTTCCGTCAAAGCCGTTGAAGCACGTTACTTTGATAATGCCGCCGAGTTTTCGCTCAACTCGGCGATTCAACAGGCGTATGCGTCGGTACAACCGCTCATGGAAAAACGCGATTATGCCGAGGCACTGGCGCGCCTGGCGGCACTGCGCGAGCCGGTCGATGCGTTCTTTGAAGCCGTGATGGTGAATGCGGACAACGAAGACGTTCGCAAGAATCGTTATGCATTGCTGGCACGCCTGCGCAGCCTGTTCCTCAATATTGCCGATATTTCCGTGCTGGGTTGA
- the gabP gene encoding GABA permease, with amino-acid sequence MSGTQTSNHLEQGLKPRHVTMLSIAGVIGAGLFVGSGHAIAAAGPAVLLAYAAAGALVVLVMRMLGEMAVASPDTGSFSTYADRAIGHWAGFTIGWLYWWFWVLVIPLEANAAATILHAWFPNVAIWAFTLVITLLLTVTNLFSVKNYGEFEFWFALVKVVAIIGFIGLGVMAIFGVLPTSQVSGVSHLFDTQGFLPNGMGAVLGAILTTMFSFMGTEIVTIAAAESKNPGQQISKATNSVIWRIGLFYLVSIFIVVALVPWNDPLLASVGSYQTVLERMGIPNAKLIVDIVVLVAVTSCLNSALYTASRMMFSLGKRGDAPAVSQRTNKSGTPYWAVMLSTGAAFLAVFANYVAPAAVFDFLLASSGAIALLVYLVIAVSQLRMRKQRMARGEKVAFSMWLFPGLTYAVIVFIVGALTIMLFQEAHRVEILATGLLSVLVVISGVLVQRRRIAKTGRLVPTLG; translated from the coding sequence ATGAGCGGTACGCAAACTTCCAATCATCTGGAGCAAGGGCTCAAACCCCGGCATGTAACGATGCTATCTATCGCCGGCGTCATCGGCGCTGGCCTTTTCGTGGGCTCCGGCCATGCTATCGCAGCGGCCGGTCCAGCCGTGCTGCTGGCTTACGCTGCTGCGGGTGCCCTCGTGGTGCTGGTGATGCGGATGCTGGGTGAAATGGCAGTGGCATCGCCGGACACCGGTTCCTTCTCCACCTATGCTGACCGTGCGATTGGTCATTGGGCCGGTTTCACCATCGGCTGGCTCTACTGGTGGTTCTGGGTCCTGGTGATTCCGCTGGAAGCCAACGCCGCCGCAACGATCCTGCATGCCTGGTTTCCGAACGTGGCGATCTGGGCCTTCACCTTGGTCATCACCCTGCTGCTGACGGTCACCAACCTGTTCAGCGTGAAAAATTACGGGGAGTTCGAATTCTGGTTCGCCTTGGTCAAGGTGGTGGCGATCATCGGCTTCATTGGCTTGGGTGTGATGGCGATCTTCGGCGTGCTGCCCACCAGCCAGGTCAGCGGTGTTTCGCACCTGTTCGACACCCAGGGCTTCCTGCCCAACGGCATGGGCGCGGTGTTGGGGGCCATCCTGACCACCATGTTTTCGTTCATGGGCACCGAGATCGTGACCATCGCGGCGGCCGAATCGAAGAACCCTGGCCAGCAGATTTCCAAGGCGACCAACTCGGTCATCTGGCGGATTGGCTTGTTCTATCTCGTCTCCATCTTCATCGTCGTTGCCTTGGTACCGTGGAACGATCCGCTCCTGGCCAGCGTCGGTTCCTACCAGACGGTGCTGGAGCGCATGGGCATTCCCAATGCCAAACTGATCGTCGATATCGTCGTCCTGGTGGCAGTCACGAGCTGTCTGAACTCGGCGCTGTATACGGCTTCGCGGATGATGTTCTCGTTGGGCAAGCGTGGTGATGCACCGGCCGTTTCCCAGCGCACAAACAAGAGCGGTACACCTTATTGGGCGGTGATGCTGTCGACCGGGGCGGCCTTCCTGGCGGTATTCGCCAACTATGTGGCACCGGCTGCTGTGTTTGATTTCCTGCTGGCCAGCTCCGGCGCCATTGCATTGCTGGTGTATCTGGTCATCGCGGTTTCGCAGCTGCGCATGCGCAAACAACGCATGGCGCGTGGTGAAAAAGTTGCTTTCAGCATGTGGCTGTTCCCTGGCCTGACCTACGCGGTGATTGTCTTCATCGTCGGGGCCTTGACCATCATGCTGTTCCAGGAAGCCCATCGCGTGGAAATCCTCGCGACCGGTCTGCTGAGTGTCTTGGTGGTGATATCCGGCGTGCTGGTACAGCGCCGTCGGATCGCAAAAACAGGACGCTTGGTACCAACGCTTGGGTGA
- the gmhB gene encoding D-glycero-beta-D-manno-heptose 1,7-bisphosphate 7-phosphatase, whose product MLLKLLILDRDGVINHDSDAYIKSVEEWLPLPGSIEAIAQLSKAGWTVAVATNQSGIARGYYDLAVLEAMHEHLRALVAEQGGEVGLIVYCPHGPDEGCDCRKPKPGMLKTIATHYGVTLAGVWFVGDSLGDLEAAKAVDCQPVLVKTGKGEKTLGKTLPVGTLIFDDLAAIAAELIHN is encoded by the coding sequence CTGCTGTTGAAACTGCTGATTCTCGATCGGGACGGGGTGATCAATCACGACTCCGACGCTTACATCAAATCGGTGGAGGAGTGGTTGCCGCTACCCGGTTCGATCGAAGCCATCGCGCAGTTGAGCAAGGCCGGCTGGACGGTGGCGGTTGCCACCAACCAGTCGGGCATTGCCCGCGGTTATTATGACCTCGCCGTGCTCGAAGCCATGCACGAGCACCTGCGTGCATTGGTGGCGGAGCAGGGCGGGGAAGTCGGGCTGATCGTTTATTGCCCGCATGGGCCGGACGAAGGTTGCGATTGCCGCAAACCCAAGCCGGGCATGTTGAAAACCATTGCCACGCATTACGGCGTGACACTGGCGGGTGTGTGGTTCGTCGGCGACAGCCTCGGTGACCTGGAGGCGGCCAAGGCCGTCGATTGTCAGCCAGTTTTGGTAAAGACCGGGAAAGGCGAGAAGACTCTGGGCAAGACCCTACCGGTGGGCACCTTGATTTTTGACGACTTGGCGGCGATTGCCGCTGAACTTATCCACAATTAG
- a CDS encoding sensor histidine kinase encodes MSNQRRRESREPTQVQRLFRQLVREWLWISLLLLPLTALLSLSSQSTGNHPGAVLLSVCLVAGVLGLLLLRPHLALWTTVGGMSLALLISAVLGARGWWWSPMASVLGILFGYLIWNWRRLSVVLAYFGWELARLDAEPKVFPERRRASYTGSDRLQGQIMALEQAMSRTRDTRRFIADGLEYLPVATMICDPQGKLLLGNRKARELFGHGLAGGDVLEHLGQLGYPGLEQGAHHRLSTLPLVEFRDIRERSLRLERAALLPVDGDVPIGWLLSLTDLSAEREAEEQRSVMLRFLSHDLRAPHSAILALLDVQRHQVAGDNPLFDQIERQVRRALDLTEGFVQLAKAESEAYQFQPTLFAMLVLDVLDQALPIAQAKRIQLIHEIKDEEAMVRADQPLLTRALFNLLENAIKYSVPDACISLQVHCTPGWLICNVVDQGKGISAEELPDLFSQYRRFSSAHGVDGIGLGLSMVKAVVDHHEGKIECHSVVGKGTTFSLRFPLLED; translated from the coding sequence ATGAGTAACCAGCGTCGCCGTGAAAGTCGTGAGCCAACCCAGGTCCAGCGGTTGTTTCGTCAGTTGGTGCGGGAGTGGTTGTGGATAAGTTTGTTGCTGTTGCCGCTGACGGCCTTGCTGTCATTGAGCAGCCAATCGACGGGTAACCATCCAGGCGCTGTGTTGTTGTCGGTGTGTTTGGTGGCCGGTGTATTGGGCTTGTTACTGCTGCGCCCGCACCTGGCCTTGTGGACAACAGTGGGTGGCATGAGCCTGGCTCTGTTGATCAGTGCCGTGCTGGGCGCGCGAGGCTGGTGGTGGTCGCCCATGGCAAGTGTGCTGGGCATCCTGTTCGGCTACCTGATCTGGAATTGGCGCCGCCTGAGCGTGGTACTGGCCTATTTCGGCTGGGAGCTGGCACGCCTGGACGCGGAACCCAAGGTCTTCCCGGAACGTCGCCGCGCCTCCTACACCGGCAGCGACCGCTTGCAGGGGCAGATCATGGCCCTGGAGCAGGCCATGAGTCGAACCCGCGACACCCGACGCTTCATTGCCGACGGCCTGGAATATTTGCCGGTGGCGACCATGATCTGTGACCCTCAAGGCAAGCTGTTGCTCGGCAATCGCAAGGCGCGCGAGTTGTTCGGCCATGGCCTGGCGGGTGGCGACGTGCTGGAGCATCTCGGGCAATTGGGTTACCCAGGGTTGGAGCAGGGGGCGCATCACCGGTTATCCACATTGCCCTTGGTGGAGTTTCGCGACATTCGCGAGCGCAGCTTGCGCCTGGAACGGGCGGCGTTGTTGCCGGTTGATGGCGATGTGCCGATTGGCTGGTTGTTGAGCCTCACGGACCTGAGTGCCGAACGTGAGGCTGAAGAACAGCGCAGCGTCATGCTGCGTTTCCTTTCCCATGATTTGCGTGCCCCGCACTCGGCGATCCTTGCATTGCTCGATGTGCAGCGGCATCAGGTCGCTGGGGATAATCCGCTGTTCGACCAGATCGAGCGCCAGGTACGTCGCGCCCTGGACCTGACCGAGGGCTTCGTGCAATTGGCCAAGGCCGAATCCGAGGCTTATCAATTCCAGCCGACGCTGTTCGCCATGCTGGTTCTGGATGTGCTCGACCAGGCGCTGCCCATCGCCCAGGCAAAACGCATCCAGTTGATTCATGAAATAAAGGATGAAGAGGCAATGGTGAGGGCGGATCAGCCGTTGCTGACTCGTGCCCTGTTCAATCTGCTGGAAAATGCCATCAAGTACAGTGTGCCCGACGCCTGCATTTCGCTGCAGGTTCACTGCACCCCGGGCTGGTTGATCTGCAATGTCGTCGACCAGGGCAAAGGCATCAGCGCCGAAGAACTACCAGACCTGTTTAGTCAGTACCGAAGGTTTTCCTCGGCTCACGGGGTCGATGGAATTGGCTTGGGGCTGTCGATGGTCAAGGCTGTGGTTGACCATCACGAGGGGAAAATCGAGTGCCATAGCGTGGTGGGTAAAGGCACGACGTTTAGCCTGCGTTTCCCGTTATTGGAAGATTGA